One window of the Microvirga mediterraneensis genome contains the following:
- the nth gene encoding endonuclease III produces the protein MSDLKPSPRRIAKANSSSKSKPAVPAKTVGKAIRARRPKPVDRATMVEVFRRLHAANPEPKGELDYTNPYTLLVAVALSAQSTDVGVNKATRNLFPVADTPQKMLDLGEEGLREHIRTLNFYNTKAKNVIAAARRLVDEFGGKVPNSVEVLETLPGVGRKTASVVVNIAFKDPRIAVDTHIFRVTNRIPLAITRTPLETQVALEALIPDEFRLHAHHWLILHGRYICKARRPECWRCPINDLCRYPDKTIP, from the coding sequence ATGTCCGATCTGAAGCCATCCCCCCGCCGTATCGCCAAGGCAAATTCGAGCTCGAAATCGAAACCGGCCGTTCCGGCGAAGACTGTCGGGAAAGCGATTCGCGCGCGCCGCCCGAAGCCCGTCGACCGGGCGACGATGGTCGAGGTGTTCCGGCGCCTGCACGCGGCCAATCCGGAGCCCAAGGGCGAGCTGGATTACACCAATCCCTACACGCTGCTGGTCGCCGTGGCGCTCTCGGCGCAATCGACCGATGTCGGGGTCAACAAGGCGACCCGGAACCTTTTTCCCGTCGCCGACACGCCGCAGAAGATGCTCGATCTCGGCGAGGAGGGCCTGCGCGAGCACATCAGGACGCTCAATTTCTACAACACGAAGGCGAAGAACGTCATCGCGGCGGCGAGGCGCCTCGTGGACGAGTTCGGCGGCAAGGTGCCGAATTCCGTCGAGGTGCTGGAAACCCTGCCGGGCGTCGGACGCAAGACCGCGAGCGTCGTGGTCAACATCGCCTTCAAGGATCCGCGCATCGCCGTCGATACGCATATCTTCCGCGTCACCAACCGGATCCCGCTTGCAATCACCAGGACGCCCCTGGAAACCCAGGTCGCGCTCGAAGCCCTCATTCCGGACGAGTTCCGGCTTCACGCCCATCACTGGCTGATCCTGCACGGCCGCTACATCTGCAAGGCTCGCCGGCCCGAATGCTGGCGCTGCCCGATCAACGACCTGTGCCGTTATCCGGACAAGACGATTCCGTAG
- a CDS encoding undecaprenyl-diphosphate phosphatase yields the protein MSQIIEALFLGLIEGLTEFLPVSSTGHLLLVGHFLGFESTGKTFEVLIQLGAILAILSVYFNKLWTIAKALPHDPMARHFVIGVLVAFLPAAVIGALLHGFIKEVLFDPWIVCMTLIVGGFVLIAIDRMPLEATKTDATRFPLSMYFKIGLIQCAAMVPGVSRSGATIVGAMLMGASKRAAAEFSFFLAMPTMAGAFAYDLLKNYKFLSANDAVIIGAGFVSAFLAALVVVKLFLDYVSRHGFTPFAYWRIIVGAAGLAGLIVYG from the coding sequence ATGTCCCAAATTATCGAGGCGCTCTTTCTCGGCCTCATCGAAGGTCTGACGGAATTCCTTCCGGTCTCCTCCACCGGCCACCTGCTTCTCGTGGGCCATTTCCTCGGTTTCGAATCCACGGGCAAGACCTTCGAGGTCCTGATCCAGCTCGGCGCGATCCTGGCGATCCTGTCCGTCTATTTCAACAAGCTCTGGACCATCGCCAAGGCCCTGCCGCACGACCCGATGGCGCGCCATTTCGTCATCGGCGTCCTTGTGGCCTTCCTGCCTGCCGCCGTGATCGGAGCCCTGCTCCACGGATTCATCAAGGAGGTGCTGTTCGATCCCTGGATCGTCTGCATGACCCTGATCGTCGGCGGCTTCGTGCTCATCGCCATCGACCGCATGCCGCTCGAAGCGACCAAGACCGACGCAACCCGCTTCCCCCTGTCGATGTATTTCAAGATCGGTCTCATCCAATGCGCCGCCATGGTCCCGGGCGTCTCACGCTCGGGCGCCACCATCGTGGGCGCCATGCTGATGGGCGCCTCGAAGCGCGCCGCGGCCGAGTTCTCGTTCTTCCTCGCCATGCCGACCATGGCCGGCGCCTTCGCCTACGATCTGCTGAAGAACTACAAGTTCCTCTCCGCCAACGACGCCGTGATCATCGGGGCAGGCTTCGTATCCGCCTTCCTGGCGGCGCTCGTCGTGGTGAAGCTGTTCCTGGATTACGTGTCCCGGCACGGCTTCACGCCGTTCGCCTATTGGCGCATCATCGTGGGCGCCGCGGGCCTTGCCGGCCTGATCGTCTACGGCTGA
- a CDS encoding glutathione S-transferase family protein codes for MAILHSYPFCPQSRFARLIFAELGLEPDMIEEKPWDRRIPFLEINPAGNLPLLIDDNGLAVAGPLSLAEYLDETRGEDLRDRRFLPRDLAQRVEVRRLLDWFLVKFHGEVSDYLATEKIYKRFMPMDLGGGPPDMGAIRAAQTNVRYHLKYIGFLISARNWLAGDQMTYADLAAAAHLSVVDYLGDVPWDEDETAKHWYARIKSRPSFRALLADRVPGMAPAGHYDDLDF; via the coding sequence ATGGCCATCCTGCATTCTTATCCGTTCTGCCCGCAGTCGCGGTTCGCGCGTCTTATTTTCGCGGAGCTCGGCCTTGAGCCGGATATGATCGAGGAGAAGCCGTGGGATCGGCGCATTCCCTTTCTGGAGATCAACCCGGCCGGAAATCTGCCGCTCTTGATCGACGATAACGGACTTGCCGTCGCAGGCCCATTAAGCCTTGCGGAGTATCTCGACGAGACCCGGGGAGAGGACCTGCGGGATCGGCGCTTCCTGCCCCGGGACCTTGCGCAGAGGGTCGAGGTCCGCCGCCTGCTCGATTGGTTTCTGGTCAAGTTCCACGGCGAGGTCTCGGATTACCTTGCCACGGAAAAGATCTATAAGCGCTTCATGCCCATGGATCTGGGAGGCGGTCCGCCGGACATGGGCGCGATTCGCGCCGCCCAGACCAATGTGCGATACCATCTCAAATATATCGGTTTTCTGATTTCCGCGCGGAATTGGCTGGCCGGCGACCAGATGACCTATGCGGATCTGGCGGCGGCGGCCCATCTGTCGGTAGTGGATTATCTCGGCGACGTGCCATGGGACGAGGACGAAACAGCGAAGCATTGGTACGCCAGGATCAAGTCCCGGCCGTCCTTTCGCGCACTCCTCGCGGACCGGGTGCCGGGGATGGCGCCGGCGGGGCATTACGACGACCTGGACTTTTAG
- the queG gene encoding tRNA epoxyqueuosine(34) reductase QueG: MARPDAIPLAPERLKAWLDAGHHGSMEWMAETAERRADPRALWSEVRSIILLGLNYGPAENPLAELARTDRGYISVYARNRDYHDVIKGKLKEAAGFLASKASSDVKVFVDTAPVMEKPLAEAAGLGWQGKHTVVVSREFGDWLFLGAIFTTAELPADAPERDHCGTCRRCLDVCPTNAFPAPYQLDARRCISYLTIEHKGHIPAELRPGIGNRIFGCDDCLAVCPWNKFAQAGREARLVQREDLAALPLKELARLDDPGFRARFAGTPIKRTGRDRFVRNVLIAIGNSRDVALADEALRLLDDASPLVRAMAVWALAHLLPPEAVAMHAEGRLEREGDPDVREEWRRGMTGSEAVA, translated from the coding sequence ATCGCCCGGCCCGATGCGATCCCGCTGGCCCCCGAACGGCTCAAGGCCTGGCTGGATGCGGGGCATCACGGATCGATGGAGTGGATGGCGGAAACCGCCGAACGCCGCGCCGATCCGCGAGCCCTATGGTCCGAGGTGCGCAGCATCATCCTGCTCGGGCTGAACTACGGCCCCGCCGAGAACCCGTTGGCCGAACTGGCGCGGACGGATCGGGGATACATATCCGTCTATGCCCGCAACCGCGACTATCACGACGTCATCAAGGGGAAACTCAAGGAGGCGGCAGGTTTTCTCGCCTCCAAGGCATCGTCGGACGTGAAGGTCTTCGTCGATACGGCACCGGTCATGGAGAAGCCGCTCGCGGAGGCGGCGGGCCTCGGCTGGCAGGGCAAGCACACGGTCGTGGTCTCGCGCGAGTTCGGTGACTGGCTGTTCCTGGGCGCCATCTTCACCACGGCGGAGCTTCCGGCCGACGCGCCGGAGCGGGACCATTGCGGCACGTGCCGCCGCTGCCTCGACGTCTGCCCGACGAACGCCTTTCCCGCACCCTATCAGCTCGATGCCCGGCGCTGCATCTCGTATCTGACCATCGAGCACAAGGGGCACATCCCGGCGGAGCTGCGCCCCGGCATCGGCAACCGGATCTTCGGCTGCGACGATTGCCTCGCCGTCTGCCCGTGGAACAAGTTCGCGCAAGCAGGGCGCGAGGCCCGGCTGGTGCAGCGGGAGGATCTCGCGGCGCTGCCGCTGAAGGAGCTGGCGCGGCTCGACGATCCGGGCTTCCGCGCCCGCTTCGCCGGGACCCCGATCAAGCGCACCGGCCGCGACCGCTTCGTCCGCAACGTGCTCATCGCCATCGGCAATTCACGGGATGTCGCCCTGGCCGACGAAGCCCTGCGCCTCCTCGACGATGCCTCTCCGCTCGTGCGGGCGATGGCGGTCTGGGCCCTTGCACATCTGCTCCCGCCTGAGGCCGTGGCCATGCATGCCGAAGGGCGGCTGGAGCGTGAGGGCGATCCGGACGTACGCGAGGAATGGCGGCGGGGGATGACGGGAAGCGAGGCGGTGGCCTAA